The following nucleotide sequence is from Bacteroidota bacterium.
GGTAATTTATCTAACAGCTCCACAATATCCCGAGGGTCTTACTCTGTATATATGGTTGCATAAACTTAGCGGCGACCTTGAAATTATAAATGGGTTAAATCACTATATCGGAATGGCTATTATAGATCAAAGCACCTTTCCGGAATTTAAAATATTACCATTTGCTATGGGATTTATTTTGCTTACAGGTATATTAACTGCAGTATTGAAAAATTGGAAAATATTTTATGGATGGACAATTTTTTTAGTGTTGTTTTCCATTTTAGCATTGGTAGATTTTTATAGATGGGAATATGCTTATGGCCATAACCTGGATCCTCATGCTGCTATTCAGGTTCCCGGAATGACCTACCAGCCACCCTTAATTGGTTATAAACAATTGTTAAATTTTGGCGCATATTCATATCCTCATGGGGGTGGATGGTTTTATATTGCAGGTGTAAGTTTGGCTTGTATCATTTTAGGCATTCGCATCTGGCAAATTAAAAAACAAAATCGTAAATTATGAAATATTCAGGCATATCAACACTAATTGTTTTTTTCACCTTTATTTCCGCATGCAGTATAAAATCGAAACCTATTACAGAAGGTGTTGATACTTGTGAAAATTGCAAAATGACAGTTATGGAAAAGAAATACGCCGGAGAAATTGTGACAAATAAAGGGAGGACTTTTATATTTGATGATCTCCATTGTTTAAACAATTATCTTTCTGTAAATATGTTGGCAAAGGATGAAGTTAAATTTATACTCGTTTCCGATTATTATCACCCGGATAAATTAATTCCCGCAGATAAAGCATTATTTTTTTATTCAGAAGAGTTACATACCCCCATGAATGGAAAAACAGTAGCTCTTTCCGATAGTGGTGGCTTGACAAAAATTCAAGGGGAATACAACGGCATGTCACGACTGCTGGTAGAGGTAATTCAATAAGTCCGCTAAATTATATTGTAAAATGTTTTCAGGCATATTTAAAATAATATTTATAGGATTCTTCATCAGCATTCTTAGCACTGCTTCTGCAGATACTTTGTATGTAATACAAGGATCCAAATTATCTTCTATTAAACAGGCTATAACCAAAGCACAGCCATTTGATGTTATTCATATAAACAAAGGAATATATAAAGAAGGAAATATTCAGATCGAAAAACCTCTTTCCATTATTGGTGAGATTGATGCGATTTTAGATGGCGAAAATAAGACTGAGATTTTTACTATTGCTTCTGATCATGTAAATATCAAGGGGCTCACTCTAAAAAATACAGGTTATTCCAGCATGGACGACAGGGCAGCCATAAAATTATTATCTGCAAGTTTTTGTGTTATAGATGGAAATACAATTGAAAACACTTGTTTTGGAATATATCTCTTACAGGTTTCAAACTGCGTTATCAAAAACAATAAACTCAAAGCAAGTGCAGTGCAGGAGCTCCGGTCAGGAAATGGCATTCATGTGTGGAAAAGCGATAGTTTAACAATAAAAAATAACACCATCGAACATTATAGGGATGGAATATATTTTGAATTTGTTACACATGCCGGAGTGTATGATAATATCAGCACAAAGAATCTGCGTTACGGAATTCATTTTATGTTTTCCAACAACGATGAATATACCGGAAATACTTTCACTCAAAATGGATCGGGTGTGGCAGTAATGTTTTCAAAGAATGTAACGATCAAAAATAATATTTTCAGTTATAGTGAGGGAGGTGCAGCATATGGGGTTTTATTTAAAGAAATAACCGATGCGCAGATTGAAAATAATATTTTTAGCAACAATACTGTAGCTTTATATATGGAAGGATCAAACAGATTGGTGATAAAAAACAATCTTCTTCAAGCGAATGGCCGGGCATGCAGCATGCAAGCGAATTGTTATGATGTACAAATGACACAAAATAATTTTATAGGAAACACCTTTGATATAGCCACAAACGGTACTTTAAGTATGAACGACCTGAATGGCAATTATTGGGACAAATATGAAGGCTATGATCTTGATAAAAATGGCATTGGTGATGTTCCATACACTCCCGTAAGTTTATATTCCGTTATTATTGAAAAAATGCCTTATTCGATTTTATTATACCGAAGTTTAATGGTTTATTTGCTCGATCGTTCTGAGAAAGTGTTACCTGGAGTAGATGAAAGCAGAATCAAAGATTATAAACCACTTATGAAAGCAGTTGATCTATGATCAAAATACAAAACATCAGCAAAACTTATAATAAAATAGCCGCATTAAAAAATGTATCAGTAAATTTATTCCCTTCACAATCCATCGCATTAATAGGACCAAACGGTTCGGGAAAATCTACGCTGATGAAATGTATTCTTGGATTGGTTTTTCCTGATAAAGGAACAATTGAGGTAATGGGCGAAAAAATAACTTTCACAGGGAATTACAGAAAAAAGATCGGATACATGCCACAGATTGTCCGTTTTCCGGATAATATGAAAGTAGGCCAGCTATTTAATATGATTCAGGATATAAGGGAAGAAAAAATTAACATCGATCGTGAGCTTATCGAACAATTTGAGATCAATTCATTTATCAATAAACCTTTGGGTGCACTTTCCGGTGGCATGAAACAAAAAGTAAATGCAGCGCTTGCATTTATGTTTAACCCCGATATTCTTATATTGGATGAACCAACAGCGGGATTGGATCCATTATCCGCAGAATTATTAAAAGATAAAATTAAAAATGAGAAAGAAAAAGGCAAACTCATAATTATATCCTCCCATATTTTAGCCGATCTTGAAGAAATAACAACACACGTGGTATATCTCATCGACGGCGAACTGGAGTTCTTTAAAAGCATGGATTCATTGATCAAAGAAACAGGCACTCAAAATTTAAGCAAGGCAATTGCAAAAATTATGACCGAAATAAAAGTAGTACATGAAAATAATTAAATATGTATTTCTTGATATTATCCGCAATAAAATACTTATTGCCTATACTGCATTTTTACTTGCAATTTCCCTGGGGTTCTTTTCCTTAAACGATAATCCAATTAAATCAATAAGTAGTTTATTGAATATTGTACTTATCGTTCTCCCCTTGTTCAGTATTATTTTTGCAAGCTCTTATTATTACAATTCATATGAATTTACCGAATTACTTTTAGCACAACCTGTAAAAAGGAAAAAACTTTTTATTAGTCAGTATTTTGGCGTAAGCATTTCGCTTGCAGTTGCCTTTTTGTTGGGATGCGGAATTCCGGTTTTACTTTTTGCACCTAATGCTGCAGGATTATTATTGATTTGCGGGGGAATTACCTTAACCTTTGTATTTGTATCTCTGGCTTTTCTGGCATCCGTATTTGCACGAGATAAGGCCAAAGGGATAGGAGTTGCACTTTTATTGTGGTTTTATTTTGTTTTTATTTATGATGCTTTAGTACTAATTACAATGTTTGCTTTGAGTGATTATCCAATAGAAAAATTTGTGTTGGCACTCGCTTTTTTTAATCCGGTTGATCTTATCAGGATAATATTGCTGATGCAGCTAGATGTTGCGGCGATTATGGGTTATACAGGAGCCGTTTTTAATAATTTTCTTGGATCCGCAAATGGTATTATTTCCTGTTTTATTGCAATCGGATTTTGGATAATTATTCCGCTACTCTTAAGTTTACGCAAATTTGTAAAAAAAGATATCTGATCTATTTTATTTTAAATCTATCCCCGGGCACAAATATTTTTATCCTCACATTTTCAAAGCGCAGATAATTATTTTTATCCCTTGATATATTGCCTCTGTTTTTCATATAAACTACCTGGCTTTCTCCGGCAACACTTGCACTTTTGCCATGTATAACCAAAGCAGTAGCCTCATCAATTCCTACGCATAATATTCCAGGATATTCACTCATTGCGGAAAACAATCTGTTATATCTGCTTCTTGCAACAAAATGTTGATCAACAATAATATTTTCCGCTAATCCTAAACCTTCTTTAAATTCAATATTATTATCTACAATAGAATAAAAAGTAGAATAATATGTGGTATCCAATAATTGATTTCCGGTAATCATATATTTACTCATCACCGCAGCTCCTGCACTTGTTCCGGAAATTACCGATCCATTTTGATATGCCTTATGAATTACATCATAAATTGGTGTACCCAATACAATTTCCATAAACCTGTTCTGATCACCACCTGTTATAAAAATTAATTTAGCACCTAAAAGTGAATCCAGTAATTTTTTATCATTCGCCGTTTCTTTAGTGAAATTTAAATTGGCAATGGTATTCTTGCAATATAATTCGATATCCCACTTAAAATAATAATAAGAAGTATCCGGTTCTTCCCCCGACATAGGCAGCACCGCAACATAATCATTTGGAGCGAGTTGTGCAGTTTCCATCATTGCTTTCATTAATGCTTCTGTTCTGTCGCCACCGCCAATAATGAATAAACTGCCTTTAGGATGTTTTGACGACTGAGAGAAAACGGATACTACACAAACTACTAAAATGATAATCAGAACGTATTTTTTAAATGCCATCACTTTAATATTTAAACTAAATAAATTTATATTTTTTTTACGATCACAACTCCATCTCTATGTTTTGAATAAAACAGAATTGTTACGGATAACCCCAATAATAAACAAGCCACCACCTGATGCGAAACACCTAAAAATACCGGAATATTTTCAGAACTTCCCAACAAAGTAAATACGCCTAATAAAAATTGCAAGCATAATACCAAAATAAATGCGCTATTCAATTTATGCAAGCGCGTTGAAGTGTATTTTCTGTTTTGAAACCAAAAACCAATAATTGCCAATGCAACAATTATTGCAAAACTGCGATGCAAAAAGTTTATCTCTGTGCTCAGCGCAACCAATTTATCCGCAGTAAAAATATCATGGAATGCACCCTCGGGAATTACTCTTCCATTCATAAGCGGATAGGTATTATATAATCTTCCGGCATCGGTACCGGCCATTAATCCGCCCAAACTAATTTGTATAAGTATTAAAATAATAATCCATTTAATTGAACTGTTAGCGGATGGATGATCTGATATAACCGGTGTTTCCCTATACGACAAAGCGAGCCAGATCAGATACATAAATACGATCAACGCAAGTAACAAATGTATGGTAAGTTTAGAAGGATCCACCCAGGGATCACCCTCCAATCCACTTGCAACCATAATCCAACCAACAAATCCCTGTAGTCCGCCCAATAAAAAAACAACTGCTAATTTTCTTATCCAGGCTGCATTAAATTTCTTTTTAAGTAGAAAATAAATAAATGGAAATAAAAATACGATGCTAATTAATCTTGCCCAGTTTCTATGAATAAATTCCCACCAATAAATTTTTTTAAATTGTTCGACACTGAAATCGCTGTTAATTTTTGCATATTGTGCAGAGGATTGATATAATTGGAATTCTTTTTCCCATTCTGCATCATTTCCGGGAGGCATACTACCCATCACAACATCCCATTCTGTGATGGATAACCCCGACTCAGTTAAACGGGTGATCCCACCGATCATCACCTGTATCAAAACCATCACCACTCCTGTCCACAACCAGATACGAACTGCCTTCATACTTTCAAATTTAAGCAAAATTAGGTCAGAGAAACAAAACTTTAGCCTTTAATAGTAAAAGCATTCCTTTTTATAATCCCAAGCGATATAAATTCTTAAGTTTGAATATAATAGTTCCATTTGCATCCTATATTTGTTCTATAAACGGCGCTGTTAACCAATAAAATTCCGGCGAAGTATTTATAAACTTAATTTTTATGAAAAATCTAACACTCTACTCTACGTTGCTTTTCACAGTAATTTTTTCGCTGATCTCTTGCTCTAAGGAAGAGCCATTCGGTCAGGAAATAACCGGAGAATCCGACCCGCAATATGCTGCCGGAGGAATTTTTTCCAAAAAAGCCCCGAAATTTAATACTATGTTCAACACCTATGGCAATGGCTGGACAGGTGCTGATGCAACCTATTCGATTCCATTACCTGATGGCAGAACAGTATGGTTATTTGGCGATTCCTTTTTAGATACTGTTTATGCAGATTATTCAAGGCCGGGAAGTGATTTGGTCAGAAATACTTTTGTTGTGCAAACCGGAACAAGTCTAACAACTTTGGTAACAAACACAATTGATGATCCCGAAGCTTTTGTAGCAACTCCGGATCCGGTAAACGAATGGTACTGGCCGGGTGATGGAACTGTTATTGGCGAAACACTTTATGTATATATGGAATATTATATCAAGACCGGTGGAGGTATTTTTGATTTTCATTATGTGCGTACCGATCTCGTAGCATTTAGTTTGCCTGATCTTACAGAAATTAGCAGAACTCCCGCATTTGAAGATGAAAATATTATTTGGGGCGCAAGTTTGATGGAGGATGGAAGTTACATTTATGTTTATGGAGCGGAAGAAACTGCATTTACAAAATATGCGCACGTTGCAAGAATTCCTGCGGGCAATATTTATGGAACAAAAGAATTCTGGAACGGAACCAGCTGGACCACAACAGAACCGGCATCCAATGTTGGAAGATTAGAAAAACAAAGCGGATTATCTCTTGATGTTTCTGCGCAATACGCCGTTTTTTATCACGCAGGCAAATATAGATTAGTAACCCAGGAAGGATTTTTAGGTCCTACAATTTATACATGGGAATCCACCTCTCCAAAAGGCCCGTGGAAGGCTCGCCAAACAGTATATGTAACACCTGAAACAGGAGGAGATCTGTTTACTTATAACGCGTTCGTCCATCCTCAATTTGTATTAGCCGATGGTTCATTATTATTATCCTACAACGAAAATTCATTTAATTTTTTCGATCTGTTTGAGGATGCAAGGATATACAGACCGAAGTTTGTATGGTTTAAGTATTTGTGATGTAATTCATTATTACAAATAATAAAATCGTCCGGAAGAAATTACAAAGTATAATTCCTTCTTGACAATTTTATTACAAAATACTATAACTATTTATATTGATTTGTTAATCTGTATATCTATATATTGTTCAGGCGAAATCTCCTGTAATCAAATTTAATTTATTATTTTCGCCCTCAAAAAAATTCCGATGAGATCATTAGTCGTTTTCGCCTCTTTATCGATAGGTTTATTTCCATATGTTTTTTCGCAGAGTTTGGTGTGTGCAGGCATACAACCACAGCAAACCATAAAGGAAATAGCAACAGCTTATGCTACCGAAGATGAGGAATTCATGATGGATTTAACCGGTGAAATCCGTGCTTTTCAAATGTTGGATATTTATAATCCCGATGCCAGCTATTTTTCATCCTCCTTAAAAAATACAGAACCTGAAAAAGTTGAATATTCGTGGTTGAACGATGTTGGACATTTATATATTAAACAAAAATCAAACGGATTATTCAGCACACCCATTGACCGTACTTTTAGTTATGGAAAAATCTGGCAGATTTTTATCAACACAAAACCAGTGGTGGAAAATGAAAATTCTTTTAATGGGCTGTATCTGAGAGCACGGGTTAGCGGGGAAGATTTTGACAGATATATTTTATTAATGGGTAATAAAAAAACGAGTGTATTTTGGTTTGGAGAATATAATACTTCTACAAAAATATATACCTCCTTTCATGATGTGGAAAATTCTGATTGTAATTTCGTAACACATCCTTCAGTGGAAAAATACGGTTCCGTAGATTATAGTATTTATCGAAATGGAAATTATTTATTTCTTCGAATCAATAGTTCTTTTTTATTCAACTATGAAATTACCGACCAACTTATTGCATTTGATAATATAGTAGAAGCCGGAATTATAACACATAATGCACAGGAAACAGAAGTTTCGCATGTTCAATGGAATAATTTTTCAAGCATGACGGGTATTTCACTGGAGCAATATGAACAAAAAGAAAATTCTGATTTCGAACCGGAAGTAGATAATTATGAAGAACCATCCGCACCGGCTATGAATTTTTATGGAACTTTTTTAATGTATTATGGTCGGAATGACATTGTTTCGGTAACACATGCATATGAAGTGTATGCCAACCAATATCCCTCTGAATCAGAATTGCTATCACTTAAAAATGAAAAATACTATAAAGACGCTTTGGAATATGAATTATTAATTGGATCAGATTTTGTCCCGGATCTAACTTGCGACGAAGCCTTTGAAATGCTGGATGAAGTATATTCCGAGAGTGGATTAGAAAACTTTAGTTCTGATTATTGTTTAGAAGAATACGAATTAGATAATTGAACTCCATACTCAGCTATTGAGAACGGAACAAACTCTAAAAAAAAATATAACCCGGCAATTACAAATTACAATTATTGCACAATAAATTTTCCAACACTATTTAATGTTGCAGAATTTACTTTAACAATATAATTTCCCTTCGGATAAGCTGAAATATTCAAGATAACACTCAAATCTGTTGTAACATAAGAATCCATTTTTATGCCGGTAACATCAAAAATATCAATTTGAATATCCTCATTTTCCATTGTGGAAAATTGTTGTAATTCAATAATTATATTATGCGAGGCAGGATTTGGATAAATTAAAATTGGCTCTTCATCACTTGCCATTTCTTCAATTCTGCATGAAGCGGTATTAAAGGTATGAATTGCAGAAAAATCTGATAATTCTGCGCCACATTTTGTTCTCATTTTCCATTCATATTCACTATCACATAATAATCCGGTAATTGTTTTCTGAATAGTTGCGGGACCGAATTGAAGTTTCGTCCAGGCTGCCACTCCGGTTTTGCGATAATACAATTGATACTTGGTCGCATTAAAAACCGGCGCCCATTGTAATTTTGCACTTGCGGGCGTAATATTTACTACTTCCGAAATAGATGGCGGATAACAATCTCCTGTTTCACCGGCAAGAATAGTTGCTCCCGGAGTTGCATTATAAGCATAATCATGCACGATCACCCGATCGGTTAAAGGATCGACACTCAATCTGATCCATGCAAAATGTTTAGCTGCCCCAACCTGCAAACGGAAAGCGGAAAATGCATATTTTGAATCTATTAATGGCTGATCTCCAGGCTCGTTTATTTCATAATTATAAAATCCAAGCACCGGATGTCCTGCTATCCAATTAACGCCAAGGTCTATCGCATCACCCATTGCATATTTGTATACATCATTGTTATCGCCCCCTACCTTATTTAAATTATACAGAAAAAGGGAAGCTGAGTTCTCATGATATTGTGAAGGCCATAAGGACCAATAATCATGATCTAGCTTTATTTTAAAATCTATTACTGCGTCAGAATTAATATCAAAAAACTCCGTAAAAGTTTCACCGCAACTAAAATCATTGCCCGGAGAAAAGTCATATCCGGGTGGTTCCGGTATACAAATATCTTCAGGATCGATCTCCATATCAGGGTCGATATCGTGATATACAATTTGTGCCTGTGAGTTGACCGTTATTAGAGAAGCTATTGCAGCTGTTGAATAAGAGGCTAATTTAAATCCAGGTTTAAGTGTTTTCATATTTCGGTTTTAGTGTTGAAATATAAAGTTATTAAATAAATTACTTATTCATTCAATTTTATTAAATATTATAATAAAGCCTTAAGATCCTCCAAAGAGTTAGCATCCTCCACATTTTTGTCTTTTCTCCATCTCAATATACGTGGAAAACGCACTGCAACTCCACTCTTGTGGCGACCGGATAATGCAATTCCCTCAAATCCGATCTCAAATACCAATTGCGGTGTAACTGTGCGCACCGGACCAAATTTTTCTAATGTATTTCTTTTTACAAAATTATCCACCTCGCGAATTTCCTTATCTGTTAAACCGGAATATGCTTTGGCAAATATTACCAGTTTTTTTTCAGCGCCTGAAGTATCCCAAACAGCAAATGTATAA
It contains:
- a CDS encoding nitrous oxide reductase accessory protein NosL is translated as MKYSGISTLIVFFTFISACSIKSKPITEGVDTCENCKMTVMEKKYAGEIVTNKGRTFIFDDLHCLNNYLSVNMLAKDEVKFILVSDYYHPDKLIPADKALFFYSEELHTPMNGKTVALSDSGGLTKIQGEYNGMSRLLVEVIQ
- the nosD gene encoding nitrous oxide reductase family maturation protein NosD; the protein is MFSGIFKIIFIGFFISILSTASADTLYVIQGSKLSSIKQAITKAQPFDVIHINKGIYKEGNIQIEKPLSIIGEIDAILDGENKTEIFTIASDHVNIKGLTLKNTGYSSMDDRAAIKLLSASFCVIDGNTIENTCFGIYLLQVSNCVIKNNKLKASAVQELRSGNGIHVWKSDSLTIKNNTIEHYRDGIYFEFVTHAGVYDNISTKNLRYGIHFMFSNNDEYTGNTFTQNGSGVAVMFSKNVTIKNNIFSYSEGGAAYGVLFKEITDAQIENNIFSNNTVALYMEGSNRLVIKNNLLQANGRACSMQANCYDVQMTQNNFIGNTFDIATNGTLSMNDLNGNYWDKYEGYDLDKNGIGDVPYTPVSLYSVIIEKMPYSILLYRSLMVYLLDRSEKVLPGVDESRIKDYKPLMKAVDL
- a CDS encoding ABC transporter ATP-binding protein, whose translation is MIKIQNISKTYNKIAALKNVSVNLFPSQSIALIGPNGSGKSTLMKCILGLVFPDKGTIEVMGEKITFTGNYRKKIGYMPQIVRFPDNMKVGQLFNMIQDIREEKINIDRELIEQFEINSFINKPLGALSGGMKQKVNAALAFMFNPDILILDEPTAGLDPLSAELLKDKIKNEKEKGKLIIISSHILADLEEITTHVVYLIDGELEFFKSMDSLIKETGTQNLSKAIAKIMTEIKVVHENN
- a CDS encoding ABC transporter permease subunit; the encoded protein is MKIIKYVFLDIIRNKILIAYTAFLLAISLGFFSLNDNPIKSISSLLNIVLIVLPLFSIIFASSYYYNSYEFTELLLAQPVKRKKLFISQYFGVSISLAVAFLLGCGIPVLLFAPNAAGLLLICGGITLTFVFVSLAFLASVFARDKAKGIGVALLLWFYFVFIYDALVLITMFALSDYPIEKFVLALAFFNPVDLIRIILLMQLDVAAIMGYTGAVFNNFLGSANGIISCFIAIGFWIIIPLLLSLRKFVKKDI
- a CDS encoding cyanophycinase — protein: MAFKKYVLIIILVVCVVSVFSQSSKHPKGSLFIIGGGDRTEALMKAMMETAQLAPNDYVAVLPMSGEEPDTSYYYFKWDIELYCKNTIANLNFTKETANDKKLLDSLLGAKLIFITGGDQNRFMEIVLGTPIYDVIHKAYQNGSVISGTSAGAAVMSKYMITGNQLLDTTYYSTFYSIVDNNIEFKEGLGLAENIIVDQHFVARSRYNRLFSAMSEYPGILCVGIDEATALVIHGKSASVAGESQVVYMKNRGNISRDKNNYLRFENVRIKIFVPGDRFKIK
- a CDS encoding COX15/CtaA family protein, with the protein product MKAVRIWLWTGVVMVLIQVMIGGITRLTESGLSITEWDVVMGSMPPGNDAEWEKEFQLYQSSAQYAKINSDFSVEQFKKIYWWEFIHRNWARLISIVFLFPFIYFLLKKKFNAAWIRKLAVVFLLGGLQGFVGWIMVASGLEGDPWVDPSKLTIHLLLALIVFMYLIWLALSYRETPVISDHPSANSSIKWIIILILIQISLGGLMAGTDAGRLYNTYPLMNGRVIPEGAFHDIFTADKLVALSTEINFLHRSFAIIVALAIIGFWFQNRKYTSTRLHKLNSAFILVLCLQFLLGVFTLLGSSENIPVFLGVSHQVVACLLLGLSVTILFYSKHRDGVVIVKKI
- a CDS encoding T9SS type A sorting domain-containing protein: MKTLKPGFKLASYSTAAIASLITVNSQAQIVYHDIDPDMEIDPEDICIPEPPGYDFSPGNDFSCGETFTEFFDINSDAVIDFKIKLDHDYWSLWPSQYHENSASLFLYNLNKVGGDNNDVYKYAMGDAIDLGVNWIAGHPVLGFYNYEINEPGDQPLIDSKYAFSAFRLQVGAAKHFAWIRLSVDPLTDRVIVHDYAYNATPGATILAGETGDCYPPSISEVVNITPASAKLQWAPVFNATKYQLYYRKTGVAAWTKLQFGPATIQKTITGLLCDSEYEWKMRTKCGAELSDFSAIHTFNTASCRIEEMASDEEPILIYPNPASHNIIIELQQFSTMENEDIQIDIFDVTGIKMDSYVTTDLSVILNISAYPKGNYIVKVNSATLNSVGKFIVQ